In Methanolacinia paynteri, the DNA window CTTCGGGAAATCAGTGTTCTCGTGGAGCATATCTGTGCTCGCCACAATCATCCTCGACCCCAGCGGATACGACGCACAGTCATCGAGTACCTTGTCCCTGCCGACGATGCCTGCGATGGATCTTAAAAGCTCACGATCGTCCATGCCTTCTTGCCTCCAATTCTCTCTCTGACCTGTACTCGCTCACAATCGACTCGATCATCTCTGCGGACTTCTCCTTTTCAAATATCTCCTGGCCCTCCTTCCATTTTTCAAGCGCCTGGTCGAATTCTTTCCTGAATGCAAATCCGATGCTTCCTCTCGTAGCTACCGGAACATCAACTGAGCTGAGAAGGGGGATCTTTTCATGTCTCAGGGTATTTATCAGCCGCTGATCCTGATCAGGCGTTATGACTGCACAGACTCCTGCATCCCTCAGGAACGATATTACGGCATTGCCCCACCCCCCGGTCTTTTCGATATACAGGATATCTTCGGAACCGATACCGTATTCGTCGTCGACCGATCTTACGCACTCACGGGTCAGGTTCCGGACTACCTTTACGGGGATCTGCCGCTGATCGTTCTGGAGATCCGCATAGTTCTTCATGCGCTTTATCTGCCTTATGAATTTCTTCCGCCGTTTCTCTTCCTTCCGGAGTTTCGATTTCAGCGACTTTATCGTTGCATCACGCTTTTCTATCTCCGAATCACGTTTTATTCTCTCAAAGCGCCCTGACCTCTCGTCGCTGATAATCCTCCCGAGATGATCGATCTCCCTCTCCTTTTCGGCAAGTTCGTCCTGAAGATCAGACACATATTCCCTGAGATTCCTGACCATCCCTTCAAGCTGCGAGATTCTCGGGTCTTTTTTACTCTCTGGAGCGGTCGGCTCCTCCGTCTTCCGTTCCGCCACCGGCTCTTTCCGGGGATTGGAATCGGCGACGATCTGTTCGATGGAAAGGCCGCGGATGATCCCCGCCCTTGCTGTATCCAGATCGAATCCTGCAGGGATCCTCTTTTCGATATTTTTGAACTTGTTGTTGAAAGTCCGATATGCTTCGATTGCAGCTGCAAGAGAGTCTCTCTCGTGATCGTTCGCATATGAAAAACCGGAGCATATTGCAACCTTTTCCTCCTGTGTCCGGTCCTCAGGGGGATTATAGCCTGCTGCATGAAACGACCTTCTGATCTTATCAACAGACGAGGGCATATGGGCGACATCGGATGCAATCAGGACAGGTTTTCCCAATGCGGATATCTCCTCGATCCAGTCGTTGATCGACATCTGCCTCGAACTTTTAAGCTCGACAAGATTTCCGTCAAGATCAAGCGCCGCAATACCTACCGTTGTCCCGGGATCTACCCCGACTATGATATTTCTCTTCTTCGAATGCTGCGGCCTGAAATGTATCCGGTCGAGCCTTCTTGCACTGACGTTGACCTGAACATCCGCACGCGTCTCTTCGGATACGGGAATATGCTCCCGTGGGGCATGGACATGGAACTCCACTCTCCTGAGGCCGCCGTATCCTTTATGATCGATCCTTTCGTACCTGAGGATTGCCTCCTTAAGCGCATCCTCGACTTCGACCGCCTTCTGCTGGACGGAGCCGTGAATCTTTCTTATATACCGGTTCTGGCTCCAGCCTCCCTTACCTATCGACCTGTGCCGCGACACTATGATATCGGTGGTTCCCCCGAATGCTATTAACTCATAGCCGCCGCCGAGTTCCGCCACATGGGCGATGGTCCTCGCCTCGACAAAGGGATCGAATTTGTTGTTGAACTTCAGGTTGTATCGTGCGGCAACAACTGCAAGAGGTACCTGTTTTTCGCCACCGGTAACCTGCACAAGCCTTGTCTCGGGCGGAAGAATTCCGAGGACGGAATAGAGGTCATGATGATCCCTTGAGATCTCCTGGAGACTGTCGACAGCAAGGATGTCAGGTTTTTCGGATGCAATCCTGCGTAGAACCCTGAAGAGCGACATCTCCCCTTCTTCGGTGATCCCGTCGTTTTCCCTGACTACAACAGCAAAGACCGGCCTCTTCGTCCTTGAGCGGACAGAACCTTTGATCACGTCTATTCCGAAAACCTTCAACCGATCACCAGATTAATTACCTCGTCAGTCGTCTTCGTAAGCCCGTACTTCTTTGAAAAATAGTTGACAAGGTTGTTGATATCGCGCCTGAGTATCGTATCCGCATTGGGATGTGAAGGCTCTATCCACTGCGGCCAGTCGATGAGCCAGACCTTCTCGCCGTCGACCATGATATTGAATTCAGAGAGATCGCTGTGAATAAAACCGAGCTTGTAGGCCTTTGCAAGGTTCTCCACGACCTCGTCGAAGATCTCCTGCGGCTCTTCGAGGGTCACCTGGTTGAGGTTTAAGCCGGGAATGAACGACATGGCTATGACATTCCTGTTGATCGCGATCGGGACAGGGACAGAAACGCCCCCTTTCTGGAGTGTAGAGAGAGCCGTAAATTCCATCTTCGCAGACTCCATCGATGCAAAGAGCCAGGGGAAATGCTTCCACTCGGGAATATAGCTCCTGTTGAGCCTTACAGACTGGAAGGAGCGCTGTCCAACGCGGTGAATTTTTATTACGAGGACACCTAGACCGAGCGCTTCATATACCTCCGACTCTTTTCCGACGCCTATAAGCGAACCTAAGGCGTTCAGGGTGCCCTTCGTTACGAGAGACGATATTGCAAGAGCGTCATATCCCTTGAATACGAGCTGATAGCCGGTATAGGGTTTGGTGCTGCTCTTAACCATATCCATCTCCATCAGCCGGCCCAACCTGTATTTCATCTCGGATTCAGAGAGTTTCGTTGATTTCCTGAGCACATCCTCGGGGACCCACAGGTATTTCTTCATGAGCCACTCGAGGCTCTTTAAAATCCTGTATTCGTACCTGTGCAGTTCCTTTATTTCGTCGGCTGAGAGCGGCATATCTCTACACATTTTATTTGTAGAAGATGATAAAAACTGATTGCATTAATACAGGACAGGGATATGAAGTGTTCAAAGTGCGGCAGAGACGCCGTACTGTTCCAGGACTACTCGGGAATGCACCTCTGCGAGAGTCATTTTACAGCGGATTTTGAAGGCCGGGCAAAGAAGGCGATACGAAAATATCGCTGGATCTCCCAGGGAGACAGGATAGCCGTGGCGATGAGCGGAGGAAAGGACTCAAGCGCCCTCCTGCACTTCCTCACCAAAACATTCGGTGAAAGAAGAGACATCACCATATTCGCCATCTCGATCGATGAAGGGATACGCTGTTACAGGGATATGAAACCCGTCGAAAAGATCGCCGAAAGATACGGGGTTTCCTTCCATGCGGTCTCCTTCAAAGAGACATACGGGTTCACAATCGATGATATCGTAGAGAAGCAGGGCGACAGGATATCCTGCTCCCGGTGCGGGGTTTTAAGGAGGCATCTTCTCAACAAAACCGCAAGAGAGCTTGGAGCAACGAAGATCGCGCTCGGTTTCAACCTGGACGATGAGGCGCAGTCGGTCCTGATGAATGCACTCAGGGGCGATACCGAAACCCTCGTCCGCAGACAGGTGCCGAGAGAAGGATTCGTTCCGAGAATCAGGCCTTTCATCCATCTCCCGGAGAGAGAGGTCGCACTATATGCATTGCTCAACGTCGAAGGCTTTATCGAGGCGGGGTGCCCCTATTCCAAAAACGCCCTCCGTGCCGATGTCAGGGAGATCCTTAATATATACAACTACAGGCACCCGGCTGCAAAATATGCCCTCGTAAATCTCGGAGAAGAATTAAAAGGAAATGAGGGAGATAATAAGACAGAGCCATCGATCTGCCCGGAATGCGGGGAACCCGTGTTCGGGGAGTGCCAGGCATGCAGGATTGTCAGGGAGATGAAGAGATGAAAAGAAACCGGATTATCAGGCGTCTTAATCATTTCTTATTCCGTGACAGGCTCAATTTTTACATCGAACTGCTGATATTCCAGATTATCTTCTATTCGATTCTGCTTTATTATGCCATACCATATCTCGAGGGAACAAGACTGACCCTTCCGGAATCCGTTCTCTTCGTAATGCAGACGATGACGACGGTCGGCTATGACCTGCTCACGTTCTTCCCTACGGAAAATCCGCTGACAATTATAATTATTATAATAATTATGTCAACAGGCGTATTCACCGTTTTAATGATAATCCCTGCAGCAATGGCACCGTTCATCCAGGAGGTTTTCAGGCCGCAGCCTCCCGTAGCGGTTTCTGAAAAGATCAGCGGCCATGTCATAATCACCGGTTATGACGAACTCGTAAAATCATTGATCGAAAGCCTTCTTGTATCAAGCCTCAGGGTTGTTCTGGTCGAAGAGGATGAAAATAAGGCATTTGCCGCGATGAACGATTTTTCAAAATTTAAAAAGGAAATATATGTCATCAGCGGATCGTATGATGAAAACGAGACCTGGACCGGGGCGGATATCGCAACTGCAGCCAAAATAATCATCTGCGAACAGGAGTATATATCATCAAAGATTATCCTCGGGATCCGGGACAGGACCACCGCAGAGATCACTGCCGTCGTCGACAGGCTGTTATACGGAAGGTATCTCCTCTACGCGGGTGCAGATCACATAATATCACCGAAGGATGTAACCGGAAGAATTCTTGCAAGGCACGCATCGCTGACGCCGGAAGTAGACATCATATACGAAGCCACAAAGGGAAACAGGATACGACGAGCAGAAGTCAGTGAAAATTCCCTTAAATTCGTATATATCACCGTATCGGAAGGATGCGGGATCATCGGCAGGACCCTTGACGAACTGAACCTCTACGAGAATTACGGAGTCGAACCGATCTTCATAATGAAAAAAGGGCATTTCTACTTTGAAAAAGGCGAAAATGTCTCGATCGACCGTTCGACGACGATCTTTCTCTTAGGGCGAACGGATTCGATAACGAAGCTATTTGAAAATGAACTCAAATGTTCAATCAGAGAGGAAAAACTCGCTGTTATATCGGGTTACGGCGATCTCGGACGGGTCGTTGAGAGCGAACTTGAAAAGGCCGGTGTCCAGCCGCTTGTAATTGATCCCAATATTGACGAAATTACAGGAATTAAGGGAGATGCACAGGAGGAGTCGGTTCTAAAGGCCGCACATATAGACAAGGCGGAAGCATGCATAACGGCGGCGGACGACGACGATGTCAACATCTTCACGACGCTGATTGCAAGAAACCTGAACCCGGGGCTTCACATACTCTCAAGAGCGAACAAATCCTCATCCGTCGAAAAACTCTATCGTGCCGGGGCCGATTATGTCGCCCTTCTGCCAACATTGGGAGGGCAGATAATCGCTGCAACAGTTCTCCAGGACATCGTATCGATTCTCCTCGACCTTCCGAAGAACATGAAGGTCGTAATGAAGCATATAACCGAAGATATTTCGATGTCTGTTGGAGAATGCGAACGGATGACCGGTGCGAAGATTATCGGGATCGAAGGGCCGAACCATACTCTTATCAGACCACCTCCTGAGACAAATCTTGAAAACGGGGACTC includes these proteins:
- a CDS encoding DUF460 domain-containing protein, coding for MKVFGIDVIKGSVRSRTKRPVFAVVVRENDGITEEGEMSLFRVLRRIASEKPDILAVDSLQEISRDHHDLYSVLGILPPETRLVQVTGGEKQVPLAVVAARYNLKFNNKFDPFVEARTIAHVAELGGGYELIAFGGTTDIIVSRHRSIGKGGWSQNRYIRKIHGSVQQKAVEVEDALKEAILRYERIDHKGYGGLRRVEFHVHAPREHIPVSEETRADVQVNVSARRLDRIHFRPQHSKKRNIIVGVDPGTTVGIAALDLDGNLVELKSSRQMSINDWIEEISALGKPVLIASDVAHMPSSVDKIRRSFHAAGYNPPEDRTQEEKVAICSGFSYANDHERDSLAAAIEAYRTFNNKFKNIEKRIPAGFDLDTARAGIIRGLSIEQIVADSNPRKEPVAERKTEEPTAPESKKDPRISQLEGMVRNLREYVSDLQDELAEKEREIDHLGRIISDERSGRFERIKRDSEIEKRDATIKSLKSKLRKEEKRRKKFIRQIKRMKNYADLQNDQRQIPVKVVRNLTRECVRSVDDEYGIGSEDILYIEKTGGWGNAVISFLRDAGVCAVITPDQDQRLINTLRHEKIPLLSSVDVPVATRGSIGFAFRKEFDQALEKWKEGQEIFEKEKSAEMIESIVSEYRSERELEARRHGRS
- a CDS encoding RIO1 family regulatory kinase/ATPase domain-containing protein, producing MPLSADEIKELHRYEYRILKSLEWLMKKYLWVPEDVLRKSTKLSESEMKYRLGRLMEMDMVKSSTKPYTGYQLVFKGYDALAISSLVTKGTLNALGSLIGVGKESEVYEALGLGVLVIKIHRVGQRSFQSVRLNRSYIPEWKHFPWLFASMESAKMEFTALSTLQKGGVSVPVPIAINRNVIAMSFIPGLNLNQVTLEEPQEIFDEVVENLAKAYKLGFIHSDLSEFNIMVDGEKVWLIDWPQWIEPSHPNADTILRRDINNLVNYFSKKYGLTKTTDEVINLVIG
- a CDS encoding ATP-binding protein, with translation MKCSKCGRDAVLFQDYSGMHLCESHFTADFEGRAKKAIRKYRWISQGDRIAVAMSGGKDSSALLHFLTKTFGERRDITIFAISIDEGIRCYRDMKPVEKIAERYGVSFHAVSFKETYGFTIDDIVEKQGDRISCSRCGVLRRHLLNKTARELGATKIALGFNLDDEAQSVLMNALRGDTETLVRRQVPREGFVPRIRPFIHLPEREVALYALLNVEGFIEAGCPYSKNALRADVREILNIYNYRHPAAKYALVNLGEELKGNEGDNKTEPSICPECGEPVFGECQACRIVREMKR
- a CDS encoding potassium channel family protein; the encoded protein is MQDCQGDEEMKRNRIIRRLNHFLFRDRLNFYIELLIFQIIFYSILLYYAIPYLEGTRLTLPESVLFVMQTMTTVGYDLLTFFPTENPLTIIIIIIIMSTGVFTVLMIIPAAMAPFIQEVFRPQPPVAVSEKISGHVIITGYDELVKSLIESLLVSSLRVVLVEEDENKAFAAMNDFSKFKKEIYVISGSYDENETWTGADIATAAKIIICEQEYISSKIILGIRDRTTAEITAVVDRLLYGRYLLYAGADHIISPKDVTGRILARHASLTPEVDIIYEATKGNRIRRAEVSENSLKFVYITVSEGCGIIGRTLDELNLYENYGVEPIFIMKKGHFYFEKGENVSIDRSTTIFLLGRTDSITKLFENELKCSIREEKLAVISGYGDLGRVVESELEKAGVQPLVIDPNIDEITGIKGDAQEESVLKAAHIDKAEACITAADDDDVNIFTTLIARNLNPGLHILSRANKSSSVEKLYRAGADYVALLPTLGGQIIAATVLQDIVSILLDLPKNMKVVMKHITEDISMSVGECERMTGAKIIGIEGPNHTLIRPPPETNLENGDSVIAFGDYNALKKLIKLLSGEKYGNIMRRL